DNA sequence from the Juglans microcarpa x Juglans regia isolate MS1-56 chromosome 5S, Jm3101_v1.0, whole genome shotgun sequence genome:
ATTGAACAATTCTGCGAGATGTTGGCAGAAAATGAGATACACGAGTTCCACTTCCAGAGCCACCATCTTCAAATTTCTGGCTGTGACCATGACTGAACTGTCTTTGCAAGGAAGAATGGTTGTGACTGTCATTAATGGCTCTCTCTCTTACACAGAGAAGCATACGACCtgcaaacaaaattaaaagataatgcAGTAAATCCAGCGGTATCAAGCATAGGATGAGGCATTCAGTCAACCagttgaaacaaaattttagaaaCATATATTTTACATTGGAATGGGAGAAGGCACATAtatcatgaaaaaaagaagaaaaactattGTTAATTACTATATTTGAAACAACATAAGAACACTTTTCAACCAGAAAATAACTTAGTAATAGGCATGAGACCAGAGCATTATATCAAGAATATATATCACACGACCACTCATTTCCCTACCAATCCCTGATCACCACATTGCTGCCACAGCCACATTGTGAACACCACTCTTGCTGCTGCCACATCATTGACAACAACCATAACATCATCACCTCCAACCAAGAGACCACCTAATGTCACATCTATAGCGTGGTTCAAGAAGGATAACCACCTTCAAATGCCGAATACTAAGAGGCCATGGGCACATGCCAACCAAGTAGCCTTTTGGTTAAGAGTATGCATCAATGGTATTTTATTAGGTCATCTGTTTCTTATGTTATATGGAATTTTTCTAAGACAAGTCCATAAAATAGATGATAGTgccttattttatcattaataaagtttaccttataaaaaaaatagatcataaTTAGTGATCACAAAACTTCTGAACATGGGTAGTAGTTGTATTCATTGCCCCAACTTCATAACAAGATGGGCTCTATATGTCCTCTAGACTGGTTTTACAAGGTTAGACTTCTGAGATCAAATGGTTTCTAAATAGAGAAATGCTACAAGGaagccttacaccacacacctccACTTAACCAATacgtgatttgtcatttttgtctttctatttaaacacacacatatttgaGCATTAAGATAGAAGggcaaaaattacaaatcacatgttgattGGGTGGAAGTGTGGGGTGCAAGGCTTCCATATAGAATTTCTGTTCTAAATAAGGATCCCAAATCCATTAGTATAAAAGGTCAAGGTTTCTAATAACTAATAACAATTAATACATATGAGAGAGCAAGGTCTCTAATAACTGAACAATTAATACATAATAATCAAGTGCTCCAATTTTAGCTTTCTGACAATTTGTCACATTCATTGGCATTTTACCCTTCCATATCAAAATTTCTAATCTTACTAAATTTATAAGCATAGGTATATCTGAAAACCAGCAAAGGCCTAATAAAGATAGGAGACAATTCTAACCAACAATGTCTGTACTGGAGACTCCTTCAGTGCGCTTTATTTGCTTATAGCGACCAGCCTTCTTGGCAagagcataagcatcagtaccATCGGGAAGAACACATGGATCGTCACCATGGATGATATAGTCTATGTTGTACTCGTCAAAAAGCTTCTTCATGAAATCTTCTGTTATGGCATAAGGCGCATCAGGGATAACCTCGTCAACCCACTTCACAGCATTGACCATAATCATCCTACGacaacatgaaaataaataaatcaatacacGTGCGAACAAGATTAGGCAAATAGctaaatatgatatgttatcCGTCCTGCTAGTTCGAGCCGGCATTAGCGACTGAATTGATATAATCCAAAAGGCagacaaagaaaaatgaaaattggggATTAGAGAATCAAAGTAGGGACCTTTCTTTAAGAGGGGTGACAGGAGGACCTTTGTTGGCAGTGATTTCGGCGTCGCTAACAACACCAACAACCAATTGGTCGCCAAGGGCACGAGCCTGACGCAGGGCATTGCAGTGGCCGTAGTGCATCATGTCAAAACAGCCATCCATGTAGACCCGTACGGGtttattcttcttcctccaccGAACTCCCAGAGGCAGCTGCGATAAGCCCAAAAGCGACACGCCCACAACCACCCCTCCGATCAAGCACGTTGCCAGAATCCTCGCCGTACTACCCGGGCGGCCCTCTTCCGAACCCATCATtcctttttgttgttttttcttcACGTTGAGTTTCAATATCAAACTCAATTCACCGCTACTTTTTATTCCTTTGTGTCTTGTTTCTCtgtttcttttatgttttttttttccaattattcGGTTGCAAGCAAACGGCGAGTCTCGAGCTGACAAATTTTTACCCCACCCATAATTGATAATTCTAGgcgaatttaaatacaaaattaaagaattaaaagttgaaaagatGACTctaattaaaggaaaatgatcaatttataattaatttataactattttataattaaaaaataattttgtcgAAATTAAAATCCTTTTTAATTAAGTGTTATGTTTTCATtggttaattgtaaaataagttaaaaaataattataggttTATTATTACCTTTATATGTTATAATAGGTTATAATTGACTCATTGAAAGTTGATTAGCGAACGGATTAAGAGGATGtttgaaaattgttttggtatcatcccattttattttatctcatatttcatttcatctcatttttttttcaaatatcactcaaatataaacactttcaaaccaattattataacttttttaaaataataattacaattttttcaaactttcaaacaaaaaaaaataattaacttttttaaatctcaaaataaaaatactattaaaaatttatattctaacaatattttaactttataatatttttctttaatttttctctattttttttcaaaactttataaaacCTGAAGGgagatttgaatagtgagttgaaatgagatgagatgaaagttaaataaaatattgttagattattattttttaatattatttttattttaaaatttaaaaaaattgaattgtttattatattttgtttaaaaatttggaaaagttataatgcaaattagatgagatgagtgtagatattttttgaatcaaaacaaggtctcaaactatttcacaactatttacaaaccatcttattattattcataaaattctcatatcatctcattccacaattatCCCTTATGTTATATGTGGAAGGAAGATAGTTAATACAATTGCTGGAAGAGGATTTTTGTATAGAAGAGGGATCGAAGGGAAGAATAAAGTAAGGATGAAACGGTGCGCTTGAATAAGTGAAACAGTGCGCTTCAAATAAAATGATACAAGGCGTTTTTGTAATGGGTTTAGTCTGGGTGCATTTTATATTGGGTTTAGCCTTTGTACAAAGGTTTTAAACGGTGTGTTTTGTACCATTAAGTAATACGGGGTGTTTTACTATGTTTTGTTGTATCAAAGGTTAAATGCGAGGGAAGATGCGATATCTAAATACTTGAAGAAGTTTCTCAGTGTATTGAAGGGAGGTTGAGTTTTCCTTGAAATAAACTCAttcttgattttcttgaattcttgatttcattttttcatttcatgtccATGTTCTAGTTCTCTCCTAACAATTGGTATTAGAGAGGAAAGATTCTCTCATGGCTGAGGGTACCAAAGCAATAGCTATGAAAGACCATTAAGAGATGAATCAGAAGCATCAAGAAGCAATGCAATGCTAGTTGGATGATCAGCAGCAGTCTATCCATATTATTTATGACAGGTTAGATCAGTAGACTGATAGGATGAAAACGTTAATTGAGAATCAACGTGTATGTTCACCTAGAATTGATACGCAAGAACCACGAATTGTAGTTCAAGATGATAGACAATTCTTGTCAAAAGGAGTTAGATTGGATTTTTCACATTTCAATAGTGGAAATCCTTATGGATGGGTCTTTAAGACTAATTACTATTTTAGGTATCATTAAACCCCTCCAACTCAGAAGTTTTTTATGGCTTCTTATCACATGGAATGGGAGGCCTTGGTGTGGTACCAAGATGCTATTAATGGTGGACAGTTTGAGTGTTGGGAATTGTTTGTGAAGGCTTTGTTGATTAGATTTGGCTCCACGActtatgatgatccaatgggAGTCTTGAGAAGAGTACAAATTGAGTTGTTTTTTGAGTCGTCTCAAAGATGAGATCAGATTACCTGTGAGAATGTTAAATCTCATTAGTTTAAGTGTTGCTTTTGGGATagcaaaaatacaagaagaatgTGTTGAGTTCAATGAGGCACTTAAGTTTTCTATGGGAAACATTGATGGCAGTTCTCAAATATCTTATGTACAAATGAATGAGAAGAGAAAGAATGGGTTGTGTTACCATTGTGAAGAAAAGTGAAACCCTCACATGTTTGTAAGATACCCAAAGTATACTTGCTGCAAGTGGAGAATGATGAAAAGTGTGTGGAAGAGGTGGAAAATATGCAGGAAGTGGTGGAGACAATGTGATTAGTGGAGGAGAATGATGGGAAATTTCAATTCTTGCTATTTTAGGGTTCCCTAACTCCAATACTTCAAGGTTGAAATGCGTGATTGGTTCCAGCTTATCGTTATTTTAGTTGATTCGGATAGTATTCTCAATTTCCTTGACCCACAATTGGCCAAGCTagttaatttgaatatttgtgagGAGCCTCAATTTCAAGTCAAGGTAGCTATTGGGGAAAAGTTGTTGAGCAAATGGAAGTATGAAGAATATGTAGTGAAAGTTCAAGGAAATaagttttccatttcttttcacCTGCTGCTTTTTAGAGGTTGTAAAATGATACTTGGAGTACAATAGTTGAGAACTCTTGGTCCCATTGTTTGGGCTTTACATAGATGGTTATGATGTTTGAGTTAGAGGGCAGGGAAGAGAAACTACAGGGATTATGGGAAGGGGACACTTCTATGGTGGAAGGTAATCATTTTCTGAAACCTTCAGCATTAAGGAGACAAGGGTGGTTATTGCAGATAGTACCTGTGGAAAAGAAGGGTAAATAGAAAGTGAAGCAACAGGAACTCAATGAATTGTTGAATGAGTTTCGAGGGCTTTTTTGATAAACCAGTTGGCTTGCCACCTAAGAGGTCGTGTGATCATCAGATCATTTTGAAGGATGGAACTCAGCCTATTTCAGTGAGGCCTTACAGGTATCCATTCCATCAAAAAGCTAAGATTGAAAAATCTTTACAAGACCTATTGAAGTCAGGAGTTGAAAGGCCAAATCAAATCCCTTTTTCTTCACCAGTTCTTTTTGGTAAGAAAAGCTGATGAAAGTTGGAAGATGTGTGTCAATTATAGGGCACTGAATAAAGAAACTATAAAAGACAAATTTCCAATTCCTGTCATAGATAAATTGTTG
Encoded proteins:
- the LOC121267824 gene encoding ethanolamine-phosphate cytidylyltransferase — its product is MMGSEEGRPGSTARILATCLIGGVVVGVSLLGLSQLPLGVRWRKKNKPVRVYMDGCFDMMHYGHCNALRQARALGDQLVVGVVSDAEITANKGPPVTPLKERMIMVNAVKWVDEVIPDAPYAITEDFMKKLFDEYNIDYIIHGDDPCVLPDGTDAYALAKKAGRYKQIKRTEGVSSTDIVGRMLLCVRERAINDSHNHSSLQRQFSHGHSQKFEDGGSGSGTRVSHFLPTSRRIVQFSNGKGPGPDARIVYIDGAFDLFHAGHVEILRVARELGDFLLVGIQNDQTVSATRGAHRPIMNLHERSLSVLACRYVDEVIIGAPWEVSRDMITTFNISLVVHGTVAENNDFQKEKDNPYAVPISMGIFKILDSPLDITTTTIIRRIVSNHEAYQKRNEKKAESEKRYYEGKTYVSGD